One window of Strix aluco isolate bStrAlu1 chromosome 24, bStrAlu1.hap1, whole genome shotgun sequence genomic DNA carries:
- the LOC141934091 gene encoding amine oxidase [copper-containing] 3-like isoform X1 gives MNPKLSCVLLVGAAVIIFILSCVLLSRGRQSPSCESQPCIVEKTESTSHSLVFADLTPEEMAQVVRYLRGSLRVRLVDASRAEPSDSCIASVELQVPAKAEVLQFLDGAGARPPREALAVLYFGNQPEPNVTEYVVGPLPTPAYHRDVTVQKYGGKVPYHRRPMLGSEYEQVGTFLKTVAFAAAPTFLKEVFEYDGTNVAFQSTATRGFQSGDRKSWFIVFQNVSGFFVHPVGLEVLVDHSSLDISQWAVSRVFYNGQYYRDMVQLESAYVQGRISVEKAGKAPRDGDFSSMKPRAPAAALFPLQFEPQGPRYSVRNNHVLFQAWSFAFGMSVHRGLRLFDVRHKGERVAYEISVQEALSVYGSNCPGGMSTRYMDGSFGIGRYASPLVRGVDCPYLATYLDVHYLAHSQVSRVSKSALCIFEQNLGSPLRRHYSNLQSLYYGGLVNSALVVRSIATVGNYDYVWDFIFYQNGAIEGKVQATGYVTSSFLHGDGLRYGNRVWEHTLGTIHTHSINYKVDLDVGGVKNSLVAHDMAFEMVRAPWSPEQQIERPRLAKKVLDTEDQAAFRLQSKMPRYIYFAANSKNKWGHQRGYRIQITSSAGDHVPEGSSMERAISWARYQLAVTRRKEEEPTSTSIYNQNDPWTPTVAFADFINNETITNEDLVAWITAGFLHIPHSEDIPNTVTVGNSVGFLLRPYNYYDLDPSIYSHDGVFFTSEQDFTACDVNPIACLPKTASCLPDFPPFTYDGFQNMSRL, from the exons ATGAACCCCAAACTTTCCTGCGTTCTCCTGGTCGGGGCTGCGGTGATAATCTTCATTCTTTCCTGCGTGCTACTGAGCAGGGGGAGGCAGTCACCCAGCTGTGAGTCCCAGCCCTGCATCGTGGAGAAGACGGAATCCACGAGCCACAGCCTGGTCTTTGCCGATCTGACGCCTGAAGAGATGGCGCAAGTGGTGCGGTACCTGCGGGGAAGCCTCAGGGTGCGGCTGGTCGACGCCTCGCGGGCAGAACCCTCCGACAGCTGCATCGCCTCCGTCGAGCTGCAGGTCCCCGCCAAGGCAGAGGTGCTGCAGTTCCTGGACGGGGCGGGGGCTCGCCCCCCCCGGGAGGCGCTGGCCGTGCTGTACTTTGGGAACCAGCCGGAGCCCAACGTCACCGAGTACGTGGTGGGTCCGCTGCCGACGCCGGCGTATCACCGGGATGTGACGGTGCAGAAGTACGGGGGGAAGGTGCCGTACCACCGCAGACCAATGCTGGGCAGCGAGTACGAGCAGGTTGGGACCTTTTTGAAGACGGTGGCGTTTGCTGCAGCCCCGACCTTCCTCAAAGAAGTCTTTGAGTACGATGGTACCAACGTGGCATTTCAGAGCACAGCCACTCGCGGGTTCCAGTCTGGAGACCGTAAGTCCTGGTTCATCGTGTTTCAGAACGTGAGCGGGTTCTTTGTGCACCCAgtggggctggaggtgctggtggaCCACAGCAGCCTGGACATCTCCCAGTGGGCAGTGAGCAGGGTCTTCTACAACGGCCAGTACTACAGGGACATGGTGCAGCTGGAGAGCGCCTATGTGCAGGGTCGCATCAGCGTGGAGAAGGCAGGGAAGGCGCCGCGGGACGGGGACTTCTCGTCCATGAAGCCCCGAGCGCCTGCGGCTGCGCTGTTCCCGCTGCAGTTTGAGCCGCAGGGCCCCCGCTACAGCGTCAGGAACAACCACGTCCTCTTCCAGGCCTGGAGCTTCGCCTTTGGGATGAGCGTGCACAGGGGCCTGCGCCTGTTTGACGTCCGACACAAGGGGGAGAGGGTTGCCTATGAAATCAGCGTCCAAGAGGCGCTGTCAGTGTACGGCTCCAACTGCCCCGGAGGGATGTCGACGCGGTACATGGACGGGAGCTTTGGCATCGGGCGCTACGCCTCCCCCCTGGTGCGAGGGGTCGACTGCCCCTATTTAGCAACGTACCTGGACGTGCACTACCTGGCTCATTCCCAGGTGTCTCGAGTCAGTAAAAGTGCCCTCTGCATCTTTGAGCAGAACCTGGGCTCCCCTCTGAGGCGCCACTACTCCAACTTGCAGTCGCTCTACTACGGGGGGCTGGTCAACTCCGCTCTGGTAGTTCGCTCCATTGCCACCGTGGGCAACTACGACTACGTGTGGGACTTCATCTTCTACCAGAACGGGGCCATCGAAGGCAAGGTCCAGGCCACGGGGTACGTGACCTCGTCCTTTCTCCACGGGGATGGCCTGAGATACGGCAATAGGGTCTGGGAGCACACGCTGGGTACGATACACACCCATTCCATCAACTATAAAGTGGACTTGGATGTGGGAG GGGTGAAAAACTCTCTGGTGGCCCATGACATGGCGTTTGAGATGGTGCGGGCTCCCTGGAGCCCAGAGCAGCAGATAGAGCGGCCACGACTCGCCAAGAAAGTGCTGGACACGGAGGACCAGGCTGCCTTCCGGCTCCAGTCGAAGATGCCCAGATACATCTACTTTGCAGCCAACAGCAAAAACAAGTGGGGCCACCAGCGTGGCTACAGGATCCAGATCACCAGTTCTGCGGGGGACCATGTCCCCGAGGGCAGCTCCATGGAGAGGGCCATCAGCTGGGCAAG GTACCAGCTGGCTGTCACCCGGCGGAAGGAGGAGGAGCCCACCAGCACCAGCATCTACAACCAGAACGACCCCTGGACGCCCACCGTCGCCTTTGCCGACTTCATCAACAACGAGACCATCACCAACGAA GACCTGGTTGCCTGGATAACTGCCGGTTTCCTTCACATCCCACACTCTGAGGATATTCCCAACACTGTGACAGTGGGCAACTCGGTTGGCTTTCTCCTGAGACCCTACAACTACTATGACCTCGACCCCTCCATATACTCACACGATGGTGTGTTTTTCACCAGCGAGCAGGACTTCACGGCCTGTGACGTCAACCCGATTGCGTGCCTGCCCAAAACCGCCTCTTGTCTGCCAGACTTCCCCCCGTTCACCTATGATGGTTTCCAAAACATGAGCAGGCTTTAA
- the PSME3 gene encoding proteasome activator complex subunit 3: MASLLKVDPEVKLKVDSFRERITSEAEDLVANFFPKKLLELDGFLKEPILNIHDLTQIHSDMNLPVPDPILLTNSHDGLDGPNMKKRKLEDREETFQGTKVFVMPNGMLKSNQQLVDIIEKVKPEIRLLIEKCNTVKMWVQLLIPRIEDGNNFGVSIQEETVAELRTVESEAASYLDQISRYYITRAKLVSKIAKYPHVEDYRRTVTEIDEKEYISLRLIISELRNQYVTLHDMILKNIEKIKRPRSSNAETLY, translated from the exons atggcctCGTTGCTCAAGGTGGACCCGGAGGTGAAGCTTAAG GTGGATTCCTTCCGGGAGCGGATCACGAGCGAG GCTGAAGACCTGGTGGCAAACTTTTTCCCAAAGAAGCTGTTAGAACTTGATGGGTTCCTTAAG GAGCCTATCCTCAATATTCATGATCTCACTCAGATCCATTCGGACATGAACCTCCCAGTGCCTGACCCAATTCTCCTCACGAACAGCCATGATGGACTGGACGGG CCAAATATGAAAAAGAGGAAGCTGGAAGACCGCGAAGAGACCTTTCAGG GTACCAAAGTGTTTGTGATGCCCAATGGGATGCTGAAGAGCAACCAGCAGCTGGTGGACATCATTGAGAAAGTGAAACCAGAAATCAGGCTGCTTATTGAGAAGTGTAATACG GTCAAAATGTGGGTGCAGCTTCTCATCCCCAGGATAGAAGATGGAAACAACTTTGGTGTTTCTATTCAG GAGGAAACAGTTGCTGAGCTTCGAACTGTGGAGAGCGAGGCAGCATCCTACCTGGACCAGATTTCTAG ATACTATATCACAAGAGCAAAGTTGGTTTCCAAAATAGCTAAGTACCCTCATGTG GAGGACTACCGCCGCACGGTGACAGAGATCGACGAGAAGGAGTACATTAGTCTGCGCCTGATCATTTCAGAGCTGAGGAATCAATAC GTCACTTTGCATGACATGATCCTTAAAAACATTGAGAAGATCAAGAGGCCTCGGAGCAGCAATGCTGAGACCCTCTATTAA
- the LOC141934091 gene encoding amine oxidase [copper-containing] 3-like isoform X2: MNPKLSCVLLVGAAVIIFILSCVLLSRGRQSPSCESQPCIVEKTESTSHSLVFADLTPEEMAQVVRYLRGSLRVRLVDASRAEPSDSCIASVELQVPAKAEVLQFLDGAGARPPREALAVLYFGNQPEPNVTEYVVGPLPTPAYHRDVTVQKYGGKVPYHRRPMLGSEYEQVGTFLKTVAFAAAPTFLKEVFEYDGTNVAFQSTATRGFQSGDRKSWFIVFQNVSGFFVHPVGLEVLVDHSSLDISQWAVSRVFYNGQYYRDMVQLESAYVQGRISVEKAGKAPRDGDFSSMKPRAPAAALFPLQFEPQGPRYSVRNNHVLFQAWSFAFGMSVHRGLRLFDVRHKGERVAYEISVQEALSVYGSNCPGGMSTRYMDGSFGIGRYASPLVRGVDCPYLATYLDVHYLAHSQVSRVSKSALCIFEQNLGSPLRRHYSNLQSLYYGGLVNSALVVRSIATVGNYDYVWDFIFYQNGAIEGKVQATGYVTSSFLHGDGLRYGNRVWEHTLGTIHTHSINYKVDLDVGGVKNSLVAHDMAFEMVRAPWSPEQQIERPRLAKKVLDTEDQAAFRLQSKMPRYIYFAANSKNKWGHQRGYQLAVTRRKEEEPTSTSIYNQNDPWTPTVAFADFINNETITNEDLVAWITAGFLHIPHSEDIPNTVTVGNSVGFLLRPYNYYDLDPSIYSHDGVFFTSEQDFTACDVNPIACLPKTASCLPDFPPFTYDGFQNMSRL, from the exons ATGAACCCCAAACTTTCCTGCGTTCTCCTGGTCGGGGCTGCGGTGATAATCTTCATTCTTTCCTGCGTGCTACTGAGCAGGGGGAGGCAGTCACCCAGCTGTGAGTCCCAGCCCTGCATCGTGGAGAAGACGGAATCCACGAGCCACAGCCTGGTCTTTGCCGATCTGACGCCTGAAGAGATGGCGCAAGTGGTGCGGTACCTGCGGGGAAGCCTCAGGGTGCGGCTGGTCGACGCCTCGCGGGCAGAACCCTCCGACAGCTGCATCGCCTCCGTCGAGCTGCAGGTCCCCGCCAAGGCAGAGGTGCTGCAGTTCCTGGACGGGGCGGGGGCTCGCCCCCCCCGGGAGGCGCTGGCCGTGCTGTACTTTGGGAACCAGCCGGAGCCCAACGTCACCGAGTACGTGGTGGGTCCGCTGCCGACGCCGGCGTATCACCGGGATGTGACGGTGCAGAAGTACGGGGGGAAGGTGCCGTACCACCGCAGACCAATGCTGGGCAGCGAGTACGAGCAGGTTGGGACCTTTTTGAAGACGGTGGCGTTTGCTGCAGCCCCGACCTTCCTCAAAGAAGTCTTTGAGTACGATGGTACCAACGTGGCATTTCAGAGCACAGCCACTCGCGGGTTCCAGTCTGGAGACCGTAAGTCCTGGTTCATCGTGTTTCAGAACGTGAGCGGGTTCTTTGTGCACCCAgtggggctggaggtgctggtggaCCACAGCAGCCTGGACATCTCCCAGTGGGCAGTGAGCAGGGTCTTCTACAACGGCCAGTACTACAGGGACATGGTGCAGCTGGAGAGCGCCTATGTGCAGGGTCGCATCAGCGTGGAGAAGGCAGGGAAGGCGCCGCGGGACGGGGACTTCTCGTCCATGAAGCCCCGAGCGCCTGCGGCTGCGCTGTTCCCGCTGCAGTTTGAGCCGCAGGGCCCCCGCTACAGCGTCAGGAACAACCACGTCCTCTTCCAGGCCTGGAGCTTCGCCTTTGGGATGAGCGTGCACAGGGGCCTGCGCCTGTTTGACGTCCGACACAAGGGGGAGAGGGTTGCCTATGAAATCAGCGTCCAAGAGGCGCTGTCAGTGTACGGCTCCAACTGCCCCGGAGGGATGTCGACGCGGTACATGGACGGGAGCTTTGGCATCGGGCGCTACGCCTCCCCCCTGGTGCGAGGGGTCGACTGCCCCTATTTAGCAACGTACCTGGACGTGCACTACCTGGCTCATTCCCAGGTGTCTCGAGTCAGTAAAAGTGCCCTCTGCATCTTTGAGCAGAACCTGGGCTCCCCTCTGAGGCGCCACTACTCCAACTTGCAGTCGCTCTACTACGGGGGGCTGGTCAACTCCGCTCTGGTAGTTCGCTCCATTGCCACCGTGGGCAACTACGACTACGTGTGGGACTTCATCTTCTACCAGAACGGGGCCATCGAAGGCAAGGTCCAGGCCACGGGGTACGTGACCTCGTCCTTTCTCCACGGGGATGGCCTGAGATACGGCAATAGGGTCTGGGAGCACACGCTGGGTACGATACACACCCATTCCATCAACTATAAAGTGGACTTGGATGTGGGAG GGGTGAAAAACTCTCTGGTGGCCCATGACATGGCGTTTGAGATGGTGCGGGCTCCCTGGAGCCCAGAGCAGCAGATAGAGCGGCCACGACTCGCCAAGAAAGTGCTGGACACGGAGGACCAGGCTGCCTTCCGGCTCCAGTCGAAGATGCCCAGATACATCTACTTTGCAGCCAACAGCAAAAACAAGTGGGGCCACCAGCGTG GGTACCAGCTGGCTGTCACCCGGCGGAAGGAGGAGGAGCCCACCAGCACCAGCATCTACAACCAGAACGACCCCTGGACGCCCACCGTCGCCTTTGCCGACTTCATCAACAACGAGACCATCACCAACGAA GACCTGGTTGCCTGGATAACTGCCGGTTTCCTTCACATCCCACACTCTGAGGATATTCCCAACACTGTGACAGTGGGCAACTCGGTTGGCTTTCTCCTGAGACCCTACAACTACTATGACCTCGACCCCTCCATATACTCACACGATGGTGTGTTTTTCACCAGCGAGCAGGACTTCACGGCCTGTGACGTCAACCCGATTGCGTGCCTGCCCAAAACCGCCTCTTGTCTGCCAGACTTCCCCCCGTTCACCTATGATGGTTTCCAAAACATGAGCAGGCTTTAA
- the BECN1 gene encoding beclin-1, with protein MPRAHAARVTRAHAPPGPGRSHGRPRGGCLGVGGREKMAAAAPLHPCQDRARPPASHPSRGDGGAGAGLSGAMEGGRPPACTAQVSFVCQRCSQPLKLDTSFKILDRLTVQELTAPLLTAAPARPGDAHEEESAATEEAFAEHRQDGVSRRFIPPARMMSTESANSFTLIGEASDGGTMENLSRRLKVTGDLFDIMSGQTDVDHPLCEECTDTLLDQLDTQLNITENECQNYKRCLEILEQMNEDDKEKLQMELKELALEEEQLIQELEDVEKNRKIVAEDFERVRAEAERLEQEEAQYQKEYCEFKRQQLELDDELKSVDNQMRYAQMQLDKLKKTNVFNATFHIWHSGQFGTINNFRLGRLPSVPVEWNEINAAWGQTVLLLHALANKMGLKFQRYRLVPYGNHSYLESLTDKSKELPLYCSGGLRFFWDNKFDHAMVAFLDCVQQFKEEVEKGETRFCLPYRMDVEKGKIEDTGGSGGSYSIKTQFNSEEQWTKALKFMLTNLKWGLAWVSSQFYNK; from the exons ATGCCGCGCGCGCACGCCGCCCGCGTGACCCGCGCGCACGCGCCGCCGGGTCCTGGCCGCTCACACGGCCGCCCCCGGGGAGGCTGCTTGGGAGTGGGGGGGCGAGAGAAAATGGCGGCCGCGGCCCCTTTACACCCCTGCCAGGACCGTGCCCGGCCACCTGCGTCACATCCGTCGCGCGGCGatggcggggcgggcgcggggctgaGCGGCGCTATGGagggcggccgcccgcccgcctgcaCCGCGCAGGTCAGCTTCGTCTGCCAGCGCTGCAGCCAGCCGCTGAAGCTCGACACCTCCTTCAAGATCCTCGACCGCCTCACAGTCCAGGAGCTCACCG CCCCGCTGCTGacggccgccccggcccggcccggcgacGCGCACGAGGAGGAGAGCGCCGCGACGGAG GAAGCCTTCGCCGAGCACCGGCAGGATGGCGTGTCCCGGAGGTTCATCCCGCCGGCCAG AATGATGTCAACAGAAAGCGCCAACAGTTTCACACTGATCGGAGAGGCGTCGGATGGCGGCACCATGGAAAACCTCAGCCGGAGACTGAAG GTCACCGGCGACCTCTTTGACATTATGTCAGGGCAGACAGACGTGGATCACCCTCTGTGCGAGGAGTGCACGGACACGCTGCTGGACCAGCTGGACACGCAGCTTAACATCACCGAGAACGAATGCCAGAACTACAA GAGATGTCTGGAGATACTGGAACAAATGAACGAGGATGATAAGGAGAAACTGCAAATGGAACTGAAAGAACTTgcactggaggaagagcagctgaTTCAGGAGCTGGAGGATGTTGAGAAGAACCGCAAGATCGTGGCTGAAGACTTCGAGAGAGTCAGGGCAGAGGCAGAGCGGCTGGAGCAGGAAGAAGCTCA GTATCAGAAAGAATACTGTGAATTCAAGAGGCAACAGCTGGAGCTAGATGATGAGCTGAAAAGTGTGGACAACCAAATGCGCTATGCCCAGATGCAACTGgataaattaaagaaaaccaaCGTGTTCAACGCCACCTTTCACATCTG GCACAGCGGCCAGTTTGGCACAATAAATAACTTCAGACTTGGCCGTCTCCCCAGCGTCCCTGTAGAATGGAACGAGATCAACGCTGCCTGGGGGCAGACTGTGCTCTTGCTACACGCCCTTGCCAACAAAATGGGCCTGAAGTTCCAAAG ATACCGTCTTGTACCCTATGGCAACCACTCGTATTTAGAGTCCCTCACGGACAAATCAAAG GAGCTCCCCTTGTACTGCTCCGGAGGCCTCCGGTTCTTCTGGGACAATAAGTTTGACCACGCCATGGTGGCTTTCCTGGACTGTGTGCAGCAGTTTAAAGAGGAGGTGGAAAAAGGCGAAACTCGGTTTTGTTTGCCTTACAG GATGGACGTGGAGAAAGGGAAGATTGAAGATACAGGTGGCAGCGGTGGCTCTTACTCTATTAAAACACAATTTAACTCTGAGGAGCAATGGACAAAAGCACTGAAATTCATGTTAACTAACCTGAAGTGGGGCCTGGCCTGGGTCTCATCCCAATTCTATAACAAGTAG
- the LOC141934078 gene encoding amine oxidase [copper-containing] 3-like, producing the protein MNMKTLLIVLVLALATIFALVCVLLTRGRAPGTCQHQPPEQKDTDDGQSLVFADLTPEEMAQVVRYLRGSLGVRLVDASRAEPSDSCIASVELQVPAKAEVLQFLDGAGARPPREALAVLYFGNQPEPNVTEYVVGPLPTPAYHRDVTVQKYGGKVPYYRRPVTGKEYVDINTLIQQELRKAPRFLATCCESDGTDLAILTTAPRGFKSGDRTTWFVLFHNVAGTGYYLSPVGLEVLVEHKDLHVSRWRLRQVFYNGRYFASTGDLEDAFVANLLEVVRVRKPQADTVLGSMRPRHPPGSPGPLHYEPQGPRYSVRGNRITFQGWSVAFGMNPNSGPRLFDIRYRGERIVYELSLQEALALYGSNCPGGMSTRYLDGSFGIGRFAYELVRGLDCPYTATYVDRHYLAESETPKTNQNSLCIFEHDAALPLRRHFSDSQSLYYGGLRKNTLVIRAISTLINYDYIWDFMFHGSGAVEVRVHATGYISSSFLHGRGTDYGNQVGPHTLGTMHLHHIHYKVDLDVNGQMNSLETQDMGYELVKEPWSMQNTIERPYLRRERLEREDEAVFPLNAPMPRYLCFASPFTNKWGHPRSYRIQITSFAGEHLPASSPMERSISWGRYQLAVTRRKEEEPTSTSIYNQNDPWTPTVAFADFINNETITNKDLVAWISVGFLHVPHAEDVPNTVTVGNGVGFFLRPYNYFDEDPSVDSPDSVYFSSEQDAGACGANPLACLPHATACTPYLPPFRYGGFLNLSLARPPGGI; encoded by the exons ATGAACATGAAAACCCTGCTCATCGTCCTGGTCCTGGCTTTAGCCACGATATTTGCTTTAGTCTGTGTGCTGCTGACCAGAGGAAGGGCCCCCGGCacctgccagcaccagcccccgGAGCAGAAGGACACCGATGACGGCCAGAGCCTGGTCTTTGCCGATCTGACGCCCGAAGAGATGGCGCAAGTGGTGCGGTACCTGCGGGGAAGCCTCGGGGTGCGGCTGGTCGATGCCTCGCGGGCAGAACCCTCCGACAGCTGCATCGCCTCCGTCGAGCTGCAGGTCCCCGCCAAGGCAGAGGTGCTGCAGTTCCTGGACGGGGCGGGGGCTCGCCCCCCCCGGGAGGCGCTGGCCGTGCTGTACTTTGGGAACCAGCCGGAGCCCAACGTCACCGAGTACGTGGTGGGTCCGCTGCCGACGCCGGCATATCACCGGGATGTGACGGTGCAGAAGTACGGGGGGAAGGTGCCGTACTATCGCAGACCCGTTACCGGTAAGGAGTACGTGGATATCAACACCCTCATCCAGCAGGAGCTGAGAAAGGCCCCGCGCTTCCTCGCCACATGCTGCGAGTCCGATGGGACCGACCTGGCCATCCTCACGACGGCCCCACGGGGCTTCAAGTCCGGCGACCGCACAACCTGGTTTGTCCTCTTCCACAACGTGGCCGGCACCGGCTACTACCTCTCGCCGgtggggctggaggtgctggTAGAGCACAAGGACCTCCACGTCTCCCGCTGGCGGCTGCGCCAAGTCTTCTACAACGGCCGGTACTTTGCCAGCACAGGGGATCTGGAGGACGCATTTGTGGCCAACTTGCTGGAGGTCGTCAGGGTCAGGAAGCCCCAGGCTGACACGGTGCTGGGCTCGATGAGACCCCGGCACCCGCCTGGCTCCCCGGGTCCGCTGCACTACGAGCCCCAGGGTCCCCGCTACAGTGTCAGGGGCAACCGCATCACCTTCCAGGGCTGGAGCGTTGCCTTCGGCATGAACCCCAACTCTGGCCCGCGCCTCTTTGACATCAGGTACCGCGGAGAGAGGATCGTCTATGAGCTGAGTCTCCAGGAGGCCTTAGCCCTGTACGGCTCCAACTGCCCCGGGGGCATGTCGACCCGCTACCTCGACGGGAGCTTCGGCATCGGCAGGTTTGCCTATGAGCTCGTCCGGGGCCTCGACTGCCCCTACACAGCGACCTATGTGGACCGGCACTACCTGGCGGAGTCAGAgacccccaaaaccaaccaaaactcGCTCTGCATTTTTGAGCATGATGCTGCCCTCCCTCTGCGGCGCCACTTCTCTGACTCTCAGTCCTTGTACTACGGCGGGCTGCGGAAGAACACGCTGGTCATCCGTGCCATCTCCACTCTCATCAACTACGACTACATCTGGGACTTCATGTTCCACGGCAGCGGGGCCGTGGAGGTCCGCGTGCACGCCACCGGCTACATCAGCTCCTCCTTCCTCCATGGCCGAGGCACCGACTACGGCAACCAGGTTGGGCCGCACACGCTGGGGACGATGCACCTCCACCACATCCACTACAAGGTGGACCTGGATGTCAACG GGCAGATGAACTCTCTGGAGACCCAGGACATGGGGTACGAGCTCGTGAAAGAACCCTGGAGCATGCAGAATACCATCGAGCGGCCGTACCTCCGTAGGGAAAGGCTGGAGAGGGAGGACGAGGCAGTGTTCCCGCTCAATGCCCCCATGCCCCGCTACCTCTGCTTTGCCAGCCCCTTCACCAACAAGTGGGGGCATCCGCGCAGCTACCGGATCCAGATCACCAGCTTCGCCGGGGAGCACCTGCCCGCCAGCAGCCCCATGGAGAGATCCATCAGCTGGGGCAg GTACCAGCTGGCTGTCACCCGGCGGAAGGAGGAGGAGCCCACCAGCACCAGCATCTACAACCAGAACGACCCCTGGACGCCCACCGTTGCCTTCGCTGACTTCATCAACAACGAGACCATCACCAACAAG GACCTGGTGGCCTGGATCTCCGTGGGGTTCCTGCATGTGCCCCACGCTGAAGACGTCCCCAACACGGTGACCGTGGGGAACGGCGTCGGCTTTTTCCTGAGGCCCTACAACTACTTCGACGAGGATCCCTCGGTGGATTCGCCTGACAGCGTCTACTTCAGCAGCGAGCAGGACGCTGGGGCGTGCGGGGCCAATCCCCTCGCCTGCCTGCCCCACGCCACTGCCTGCACCCCCTACCTGCCCCCCTTCCGCTACGGGGGCTTCCTCAACCTCAGCCTGGCACGGCCACCCGGCGGGATCTga